The Xenorhabdus doucetiae genome has a window encoding:
- the prmA gene encoding 50S ribosomal protein L11 methyltransferase produces the protein MPWIQLRLNTTGQQAEALGDELMESGAVSVTFQDSHDTPIFEPLPGETRLWGDTDVIGLYDAEMDMKAVVSQLEQVPQLGTGFIHKIEQLEDKDWEREWMDNFHPMRFGQRLWICPSWREVPDPQAVNVMLDPGLAFGTGTHPTTSLCLQWLDGLDLTDKTVIDFGCGSGILAIAALKLGAKHAIGIDIDPQAIQASRDNAERNGVSDQLTLYLSKDQPKDLECDIVIANILAGPLRELAPVIGSLPKSGGLLGLSGVLASQAEGVAQAYDNEFIVDPIVEQEEWCRITGIKK, from the coding sequence ATGCCTTGGATACAATTAAGATTAAACACCACGGGACAACAAGCGGAAGCCTTGGGCGATGAGCTGATGGAAAGTGGGGCTGTCTCGGTCACCTTTCAGGATAGCCATGATACCCCCATTTTTGAGCCTCTGCCGGGCGAGACCCGTTTATGGGGCGATACTGATGTCATTGGCCTGTATGACGCTGAAATGGATATGAAAGCAGTTGTCAGCCAATTGGAGCAGGTTCCCCAACTGGGCACAGGCTTTATCCACAAAATTGAACAACTGGAAGACAAAGATTGGGAGCGTGAATGGATGGACAACTTCCACCCGATGCGCTTCGGTCAACGTCTGTGGATTTGCCCTAGCTGGCGCGAAGTGCCCGACCCGCAGGCGGTCAATGTCATGCTGGATCCCGGTCTGGCATTCGGGACAGGCACTCACCCAACCACTTCTCTTTGCCTGCAATGGTTAGATGGCCTTGACCTCACCGATAAAACCGTGATCGACTTCGGCTGCGGTTCAGGCATCCTGGCTATCGCCGCCCTGAAACTGGGGGCGAAACACGCCATCGGTATCGATATCGACCCACAAGCCATTCAAGCCAGCCGGGATAACGCTGAACGCAACGGCGTCTCTGACCAACTGACGCTCTATCTGTCTAAAGACCAACCTAAAGACCTCGAATGCGATATCGTGATCGCCAATATTTTGGCAGGTCCACTGCGTGAACTTGCCCCTGTTATCGGCTCACTGCCGAAATCGGGTGGATTATTGGGCTTGTCCGGTGTTCTGGCCAGTCAGGCGGAAGGTGTTGCCCAAGCCTATGACAATGAATTTATTGTCGATCCGATCGTTGAACAAGAAGAATGGTGCCGCATCACAGGGATTAAAAAATAA
- a CDS encoding YhdT family protein, producing MDGRFVQSNKEARWAIFLTLAYLVGWLLCAYLPSDAIGITGLPRWFELACLLLPTLFIILCGLMVKYLFKDIPLEDGALEDRTLENSDAK from the coding sequence ATGGACGGACGATTTGTTCAATCCAACAAAGAAGCACGCTGGGCAATATTCCTGACATTGGCTTATCTCGTTGGTTGGCTTCTGTGTGCTTACCTGCCCAGCGATGCCATCGGCATAACCGGGCTGCCCCGCTGGTTTGAGCTGGCTTGCCTGCTGCTACCCACCTTATTTATCATCCTTTGCGGGTTGATGGTGAAGTACCTGTTCAAGGATATTCCGCTGGAGGATGGTGCGCTGGAGGATCGTACACTGGAGAATAGTGATGCAAAGTGA
- a CDS encoding NIPSNAP family containing protein translates to MNNKVIEILQYELKKGTGKQFHKIMTSISVPLHRSQGIDVVSFGNSLHNQDYYYLIRAFKDMDELSAIQERFYKSAEWINGPRTGIIERIDKSVKTVIEMPVSTIDALRTE, encoded by the coding sequence ATGAATAATAAGGTTATAGAAATACTCCAGTATGAGTTAAAAAAAGGAACAGGCAAACAGTTCCACAAAATCATGACAAGTATCAGCGTCCCATTACATCGCTCACAAGGAATTGATGTTGTGAGTTTTGGTAATTCACTACACAACCAAGATTATTATTACCTCATCCGAGCGTTTAAAGATATGGATGAACTATCAGCGATACAGGAAAGATTTTATAAAAGCGCTGAATGGATCAACGGTCCCAGAACAGGAATTATTGAGAGAATAGATAAGAGCGTTAAAACGGTTATCGAAATGCCTGTATCTACGATAGATGCCTTGCGAACCGAATAA
- the dusB gene encoding tRNA dihydrouridine synthase DusB produces the protein MRIGQYQLKNCLIAAPMAGITDRPFRSLCYHMGAGMAVSEMLSSNPQVWKTDKSRLRMVHSDEPGVRSVQIAGSDPDDMAAAAKINVANGAQIIDINMGCPAKKVNRKLAGSALLRYPELVEKILSAVVNAVDVPVTLKIRTGWSPEERNCVEIAQLAERCGIQALTIHGRTRSCLFNGEAEYDNIRTVKQTVAIPIIANGDITDPLKARAVLEYTGADALMIGRAAQGRPWIFREIQHYLETGELLPPMPLGDVQRLMSEHMRELHDFYGQGKGVRIARKHVSWYLKEHAPADQFRRTFNAIEDASEQLEALEAYFENFCVNKEKS, from the coding sequence ATGCGTATCGGACAATACCAGTTGAAAAACTGTCTTATTGCGGCTCCTATGGCAGGCATTACAGATCGCCCGTTTCGATCTCTTTGCTACCACATGGGTGCAGGAATGGCAGTCTCAGAAATGCTTTCTTCCAATCCCCAAGTTTGGAAGACGGATAAATCCCGGCTGCGTATGGTTCATAGCGACGAACCCGGCGTGCGTTCTGTACAAATTGCCGGTAGTGATCCCGATGATATGGCGGCGGCAGCGAAAATTAACGTAGCCAACGGCGCTCAGATCATCGATATCAATATGGGGTGCCCAGCTAAGAAGGTGAATCGTAAGCTGGCAGGCTCTGCATTACTGCGTTATCCAGAACTGGTTGAAAAAATCCTTTCTGCGGTAGTCAATGCAGTGGATGTTCCTGTCACTTTGAAGATCCGCACAGGCTGGTCACCGGAAGAACGTAACTGTGTAGAAATTGCCCAATTGGCCGAGCGTTGCGGTATTCAGGCTCTTACGATACATGGCAGGACACGATCTTGCCTGTTTAATGGTGAGGCCGAGTACGACAACATTCGGACAGTTAAGCAGACTGTTGCCATACCAATTATTGCCAATGGTGACATTACTGACCCGCTAAAAGCCAGAGCAGTGCTTGAATACACTGGGGCTGATGCCCTAATGATAGGCCGTGCTGCTCAGGGAAGACCCTGGATCTTTCGGGAAATCCAGCACTATCTGGAAACAGGAGAATTGCTGCCACCGATGCCCCTTGGCGACGTGCAGCGTTTAATGAGTGAGCATATGCGAGAACTGCATGATTTTTACGGTCAAGGCAAAGGAGTTCGTATTGCTCGCAAGCATGTATCTTGGTATCTCAAGGAACATGCCCCTGCTGACCAGTTTCGGCGCACATTCAACGCCATTGAGGATGCCAGCGAACAGCTGGAGGCGTTGGAGGCATACTTCGAAAATTTTTGCGTAAATAAAGAAAAGAGCTGA
- the accC gene encoding acetyl-CoA carboxylase biotin carboxylase subunit, giving the protein MLEKIVIANRGEIALRILRACKELGIKTVAVHSAADRDLKHVLLADETVCIGPAASAKSYLNIPAIISAAEITCAQAIHPGYGFLSENADFAEQVERSGFIFIGPKAETIRLMGDKVSAISAMKKAGVPCVPGSDGPLGDDAEKNKVIANRIGYPVIIKASGGGGGRGMRVVRSDKDLEQSIAMTRAEAKAAFNNDMVYMEKFLENPRHVEIQVLADGQGNALYLAERDCSMQRRHQKVVEEAPAPGISPELRRSIGERCANACIEIGYRGAGTFEFLYENDEFYFIEMNTRIQVEHPVTEMITGVDLIKEQLRIASGLPLSIKQEDIEINGHAIECRINAEDPKTFLPSPGKITHFHSPGGFGVRWESHIYAGYTVPPYYDSMIGKLITYGETREVAIARMKNALAELIIDGIKTNIDLQLAIMNDENFQQGGTNIHYLEKKLGLQDK; this is encoded by the coding sequence TGGGATCAAAACCGTAGCGGTGCACTCTGCGGCAGATCGTGACCTGAAGCACGTCCTGCTGGCGGATGAAACCGTCTGCATCGGCCCTGCCGCCTCGGCAAAAAGTTACCTGAATATTCCTGCTATTATCTCTGCGGCGGAAATCACTTGTGCGCAGGCCATCCATCCCGGTTATGGCTTCCTGTCTGAAAATGCCGACTTCGCTGAACAGGTCGAGCGTTCCGGCTTTATTTTCATCGGCCCGAAAGCAGAGACTATCCGTTTGATGGGCGATAAAGTTTCCGCTATCAGTGCGATGAAAAAAGCGGGCGTTCCTTGCGTTCCTGGCTCTGATGGCCCATTGGGTGACGATGCCGAGAAAAACAAAGTCATTGCCAACCGCATCGGTTATCCGGTGATCATCAAGGCATCCGGCGGCGGCGGCGGTCGTGGTATGCGCGTTGTCCGCAGCGACAAAGATCTGGAACAATCCATCGCCATGACCCGCGCAGAAGCCAAAGCCGCGTTCAACAACGACATGGTCTACATGGAGAAATTCCTTGAGAACCCACGTCACGTTGAAATTCAGGTTTTGGCTGATGGTCAGGGTAATGCGCTCTATCTGGCTGAACGTGACTGCTCCATGCAGCGCCGCCACCAGAAAGTGGTGGAAGAAGCGCCGGCACCGGGCATTTCACCAGAGCTGCGCCGCAGCATCGGTGAGCGCTGTGCCAATGCCTGTATCGAAATCGGCTATCGCGGAGCGGGTACCTTTGAGTTTCTGTACGAAAACGACGAATTCTACTTTATTGAGATGAATACCCGTATTCAGGTTGAACATCCCGTGACTGAAATGATCACCGGCGTTGACTTGATTAAGGAACAGTTACGTATTGCCTCTGGCCTGCCGCTGTCCATCAAACAGGAAGACATCGAAATCAACGGTCATGCGATCGAATGCCGTATCAATGCGGAAGATCCGAAAACCTTCCTGCCAAGTCCGGGCAAGATCACCCATTTCCACTCGCCGGGCGGGTTTGGTGTGCGTTGGGAATCCCATATCTATGCAGGCTATACCGTACCGCCTTACTATGATTCGATGATCGGTAAGTTAATCACTTACGGCGAGACCCGTGAAGTGGCGATTGCCCGCATGAAGAATGCGCTGGCCGAATTGATCATTGATGGCATCAAGACCAATATCGACCTGCAACTGGCCATCATGAATGACGAGAACTTCCAGCAAGGTGGCACCAATATCCACTATCTGGAGAAGAAACTGGGCTTGCAGGATAAGTAA
- the fis gene encoding DNA-binding transcriptional regulator Fis, whose translation MFEQRVNSDVLTVATVNSQDQVTQKPLRDSVKQALKNYFAQLNGQDVNDLYELVLAEVEQPLLDMVMQYTRGNQTRAALMMGINRGTLRKKLKKYGMN comes from the coding sequence ATGTTCGAACAACGCGTAAATTCTGATGTACTAACCGTTGCTACTGTAAATTCACAAGATCAGGTAACACAAAAACCTCTGCGTGATTCAGTTAAACAAGCACTGAAGAACTATTTTGCTCAACTGAACGGTCAAGACGTTAATGACCTGTATGAGCTGGTACTGGCTGAAGTAGAACAGCCACTGTTGGACATGGTGATGCAATACACCCGTGGCAACCAGACTCGCGCAGCACTGATGATGGGCATCAACCGTGGTACTCTGCGTAAGAAACTGAAAAAATACGGCATGAACTAA
- a CDS encoding DUF6402 family protein has product MSILKTKTVKGGATTTILFDELSLYDIPKIMDKMGWTTASALMKHWFSITPAFKFNDKTRGGFVRGNSMEIPKERVNNSIVKMDWARNYDVVNSCIDDLKNIWASPNGKKQLFVNVFDRNKEKEIDGLIHVGYENSAIELDHLAQVNYKEFGSYLDTMDELMGAIGVGTLKVAVRGYFDIRGNKKKFTVENLGFYIKDTYDFTDKYYPDKGIISDGNNIASEILGIWSRDGVIPRKEIPVYMASFASGDFGWLYRNYRGYVPVFNRDFREWQNIHDEGGDFVVFSDVFWTEPLEKDRIIYEGK; this is encoded by the coding sequence ATGAGTATTTTAAAAACGAAAACCGTCAAAGGCGGTGCAACTACAACGATTCTATTTGATGAATTATCGCTTTATGATATTCCAAAAATCATGGATAAGATGGGGTGGACGACAGCATCAGCTTTGATGAAACATTGGTTTTCAATTACGCCAGCATTTAAATTTAATGACAAAACAAGAGGTGGTTTTGTCCGAGGTAATTCAATGGAAATACCGAAGGAAAGGGTGAATAATTCAATTGTAAAAATGGATTGGGCTAGAAATTATGACGTGGTAAATAGTTGCATTGATGATTTAAAAAATATTTGGGCAAGTCCAAATGGAAAGAAGCAATTATTTGTTAATGTCTTCGACAGAAATAAAGAAAAAGAAATAGATGGACTAATACATGTAGGTTATGAAAATAGTGCAATTGAATTAGATCATCTTGCTCAAGTTAATTATAAAGAATTTGGTTCGTATTTAGATACAATGGATGAATTAATGGGGGCGATAGGAGTTGGTACTTTGAAAGTTGCAGTAAGAGGTTATTTTGATATAAGGGGAAATAAAAAGAAATTCACAGTGGAAAATTTAGGGTTTTATATAAAAGATACCTATGATTTTACTGATAAGTATTATCCAGACAAAGGTATTATTTCTGATGGAAATAATATTGCAAGTGAGATATTAGGCATATGGTCAAGAGACGGTGTTATACCAAGAAAGGAAATCCCTGTATACATGGCAAGTTTCGCTTCTGGCGATTTTGGGTGGTTGTACAGAAATTATAGAGGTTATGTTCCTGTATTTAACAGAGACTTTAGAGAGTGGCAAAATATACATGATGAAGGTGGAGATTTTGTTGTATTTTCTGATGTGTTTTGGACAGAACCACTAGAAAAGGATAGAATAATATATGAAGGTAAGTAA
- a CDS encoding DUF6201 family protein, which produces MKVSKLLKYGVISIFFLWWFFLSHVTFLPSFLENGEREKDDYHVIFYTPLPVNPLGIWYHINYPRPYFAVLYKDNKYIGQSSPFYISNDSDMMGDNYGFPNNMDDYFYIVCCEEYNISINHKKWWSQILQYFHL; this is translated from the coding sequence ATGAAGGTAAGTAAGCTCCTTAAATATGGAGTCATATCTATATTTTTTCTATGGTGGTTTTTCTTATCACATGTAACCTTTTTACCGTCTTTTTTAGAGAATGGTGAACGTGAGAAAGATGATTATCATGTTATTTTCTACACCCCTCTTCCCGTGAATCCATTGGGTATCTGGTATCATATAAATTATCCAAGACCATACTTTGCAGTCCTGTACAAAGACAATAAATATATTGGTCAAAGCTCTCCATTCTATATTAGTAATGATTCTGATATGATGGGAGATAATTATGGTTTTCCTAATAATATGGACGACTACTTTTATATTGTTTGCTGTGAAGAGTACAATATTTCAATAAACCACAAAAAATGGTGGAGTCAAATCCTCCAATACTTCCATTTGTAA
- the panF gene encoding sodium/pantothenate symporter — MQSEVILPLVGYLALVFILSIYAYRRRQTGEFLNEYFLGNRSMGGFVLAMTITATYISASSFIGGPGAAYKYGIGWVLLSLIQLPAIWLSLSVLGKKFAILARRYNAVTLNDMLYARYQSRFLVWFASISLLVAFVGAMTVQFIGGARLLETAAGIPYDTGLLIFGVSIALYTAFGGFRASVLNDALQGLVMLLGTVLLLAGIIYKAGGISAAVTTLRTIDPNLVSPYGADNILSGPFMASFWVLVCFGVVGLPHTAVRCISYKDSKAVHRGIVLGTLIMAFLMFGMHLAGALGRAIIPDLTIPDQVIPTLMITVLPPVAAGIFLAAPMAAIMSTINAQLLQSSATIVKDLYLNLYPQQIRQEKKLSRLSSYSTLFLGALLLLAAWRPPEMIIWLNLLAFGGLQAVFLWPLVLGLYWEKANAQGAISSMLTGAASYTLLATFNLQLLGFHPIVPSLLLSLLAFWIGNMLGNKRTQQAAVSQ, encoded by the coding sequence ATGCAAAGTGAAGTGATTCTGCCTCTCGTGGGCTATCTGGCCTTGGTTTTCATACTCTCAATCTATGCTTATCGCCGCCGGCAAACTGGTGAATTCCTGAATGAGTATTTTCTCGGCAACCGTTCCATGGGCGGTTTCGTACTGGCCATGACCATTACCGCCACCTATATCAGTGCCAGCTCATTTATTGGCGGCCCCGGTGCTGCTTATAAGTATGGTATCGGTTGGGTGCTGTTATCACTGATCCAACTGCCTGCGATCTGGCTCTCACTGAGCGTACTGGGGAAAAAATTTGCTATCCTCGCCCGCCGTTACAATGCGGTTACGCTCAATGACATGCTGTATGCGCGCTACCAGAGCCGCTTTCTGGTCTGGTTTGCCAGCATAAGCCTGCTGGTTGCTTTTGTCGGTGCCATGACCGTGCAATTCATTGGCGGGGCACGTTTGCTGGAAACTGCGGCGGGTATCCCCTACGATACCGGGTTACTGATTTTTGGCGTGTCAATTGCCCTCTATACCGCATTTGGCGGTTTTAGGGCCAGTGTCCTCAATGACGCCCTGCAAGGGCTGGTGATGCTGCTGGGAACAGTGTTATTGCTGGCAGGCATTATCTACAAAGCCGGCGGGATATCAGCGGCAGTAACTACCCTGCGCACCATCGATCCCAATCTGGTTTCGCCTTATGGTGCCGATAATATCCTCTCTGGGCCATTTATGGCGTCTTTCTGGGTCTTGGTCTGCTTTGGTGTCGTCGGGCTGCCACACACCGCTGTACGCTGCATCTCGTATAAAGACAGCAAGGCGGTTCACCGTGGTATTGTACTTGGCACCCTCATCATGGCATTCCTGATGTTCGGTATGCACCTTGCGGGTGCCCTTGGCCGGGCCATCATTCCTGACCTGACCATCCCCGACCAAGTGATCCCAACCTTGATGATCACCGTGCTGCCGCCTGTTGCCGCCGGGATTTTTCTGGCTGCGCCCATGGCGGCGATTATGTCCACCATTAATGCCCAACTGCTGCAATCTTCGGCCACTATCGTCAAAGATCTCTATTTAAACCTGTACCCACAACAGATCCGTCAGGAGAAAAAACTTTCACGCCTCTCCAGCTACTCCACCCTGTTTTTAGGCGCATTATTACTGCTGGCAGCCTGGCGTCCACCGGAGATGATTATCTGGCTGAACCTGCTGGCATTTGGAGGGCTGCAAGCCGTTTTCCTCTGGCCGCTGGTTCTGGGGTTATATTGGGAAAAAGCCAATGCCCAAGGGGCAATCAGCTCAATGCTGACCGGTGCGGCAAGTTATACTTTGCTGGCAACGTTCAATCTCCAGCTTCTGGGTTTCCATCCCATCGTGCCATCACTATTGTTAAGTTTACTGGCATTTTGGATCGGGAATATGTTGGGGAATAAACGCACACAACAAGCTGCTGTTTCTCAATAA